One window from the genome of Alkalihalobacillus sp. LMS6 encodes:
- a CDS encoding MFS transporter produces the protein MQKLHSKQKENYYTFLLLVSILLIAATLRSPMTSFGPLIPFIREDLAVSNFTIGLVNTLPLLMFGLFSPLVPKISRKTGMELMLLMAMITLTIGIVFRSLGNTPMLLLGTLLLGLGIAVGNVLMPGLIKLSFPLRIGIMMGIYSVSMNLFGALASGLSVPLAEASAFNWQYALLLWAVLSSIAVFFICLRLPVIRSSRKKVPGKVNNQPSSSIFKSKIAWSVSLFMGLQSFIPYSLFTWLPDILLTKGFSENEAGWFMALMQIGLIPATFFVPIFAAKLNNQAWVGVGAGLLFLTGLVGVALTASQLTLVFLIITGMGMGTAFSLAMMFFVLRTHSVEQSSQLSSMAQSVGYMIAALGPFFLGTIAEWTNGWTVPLLILMSAAIGISLFGYVAGKDRKIAT, from the coding sequence ATGCAAAAACTACATTCAAAACAGAAAGAGAATTATTACACGTTTTTGTTACTTGTCTCCATTTTATTAATTGCTGCTACATTACGGTCACCGATGACTTCATTCGGTCCGTTAATCCCGTTTATTAGAGAAGATCTGGCTGTTTCCAATTTTACAATTGGGCTAGTGAATACACTTCCTTTACTTATGTTCGGTTTGTTTTCCCCATTAGTTCCTAAAATCTCTCGTAAAACGGGAATGGAGCTTATGCTCTTGATGGCTATGATTACCCTAACCATTGGCATCGTCTTTCGTTCTTTAGGGAATACACCTATGCTATTACTCGGAACCTTACTACTGGGACTTGGAATCGCTGTTGGAAACGTATTGATGCCAGGTCTGATTAAACTTAGCTTTCCATTGCGTATTGGTATTATGATGGGCATCTACTCTGTTTCTATGAATCTATTTGGTGCACTTGCGTCTGGATTATCCGTTCCATTAGCAGAAGCATCAGCATTTAATTGGCAGTATGCCTTACTTTTATGGGCTGTTTTATCATCGATTGCGGTATTTTTTATTTGTTTACGACTTCCCGTCATTCGATCGTCTCGAAAAAAAGTTCCGGGTAAAGTAAATAACCAGCCTTCCTCCTCTATCTTTAAATCTAAGATTGCCTGGTCCGTTTCTCTTTTTATGGGCTTACAATCCTTTATTCCTTACAGCCTCTTTACTTGGCTACCCGATATTTTACTTACTAAAGGGTTTAGTGAAAATGAAGCTGGTTGGTTTATGGCACTTATGCAAATAGGATTAATCCCAGCAACGTTTTTTGTTCCAATTTTCGCGGCAAAATTAAATAATCAAGCGTGGGTCGGGGTTGGTGCTGGTCTACTCTTTTTAACAGGTCTCGTTGGGGTAGCCTTAACAGCCTCTCAACTAACTCTCGTCTTTTTAATTATTACTGGAATGGGTATGGGAACGGCTTTTAGTTTAGCGATGATGTTCTTTGTGTTACGAACACATTCAGTGGAGCAATCCTCACAATTGTCTAGTATGGCACAATCTGTCGGCTATATGATTGCGGCCCTTGGTCCCTTCTTTCTTGGCACCATTGCTGAGTGGACAAACGGATGGACGGTACCACTCCTTATTCTCATGTCAGCAGCAATTGGTATATCGCTATTTGGCTATGTCGCTGGTAAGGATCGAAAAATTGCAACCTAG
- the addA gene encoding helicase-exonuclease AddAB subunit AddA: MPKWEMQERPSDVTWTDEQWQAISLKGGNILVAAAAGSGKTAVLVERIVKRIMDPTDEAEIDRLLVVTFTKAAAAEMKERIGKRMEEELSVRPTPYLKRQYRLLNRATISTLHSFCSDLIRKHYYDIHVDPTIRLANDTERELLKEEVLEALLERYYTHEKEASPDFYTMAEAYSGDRTDTNLRALILNLYTRSRSHPDPDHWLERSAAMYEESVEDIATTPWGQVIVEEVLNYVAGARANHARAMALAEREDGPHFYHERLVEEGSALERLESNHDWDDLYNQLETFAWNRLPSKKKDDPADPELITKVKQLRDESKKLLQKAQELMVGNEAENTTRLYQMRNRVRVLTTLVQEFAKAYRELKEERSLMDFDDLEHFALEILSDGSIDHPSTTALQYRAHFQEVLTDEYQDTNRVQEAILNLVGNGQNRFMVGDVKQSIYRFRLAEPGLFIEKQDTYATLNAPLHDLQDVHGIRIDLAHNFRSRSEVLHAVNYVFAQTMDKHVGEVVYDNTQALRYGNIDYNMEDQGYDIHVALLEKEDEETSGFEPSAEKEARWTASKIQELITNGYPVFDKKTKQLRPIQYRDITILMRSLPSAPIYVDVFKAAGIPLYSDRDEGYFRHVEVQIMLSLLKIIDNPFQDIPLAAVLRSPIVGLTDEQLAHIRLNHVEGSLYEAVQATLAVNSEEEPSQTKLAHFYNQLQEWRVRTRTTPLSTFIWSLFSETDYDIFVGGLPGGKQRQANVRALYDRAKAFEDTSFRGIFRFLRFVERMEEQGDDFESARTISEQENVVRLMSIHKSKGLEFPVVFVVDMWKQFNLMDTRRQTQIHQTLGFGSTYLDIERRIKYSTIPEVAIKKLQEREQISEELRVLYVALTRAKEKLFMLGSVKDRETKLLEWGEQAEQALPLYDRKQARRFFDWVIPAVLRHADLMRINDPEPHESKWLLDERAEVPELNNVQTLPPNEHVQQLKRLEHVRSSSIKSEAEVGRRLDFNYQYPVATQTFAKQSVTELKRKYNWKEFAEAEQPQSYRQATAMKEPTFLKKQQKLSAAEKGTLMHRVMQRLSFTSEETTIIKSEVEAICRLLGFNREEQSAIHENRIIDFHQSSIGKRLINATKMKREVPFSYVQSKHSFAHKESEEDEDVVLIRGIIDVLFWDEDGELILLDYKTDRVQSLQVEGVDLKKLLNERYHHQMTQYKQAIESIWKVPVKECWLYFFDGGHEVTVK, from the coding sequence ATGCCTAAATGGGAGATGCAAGAACGACCAAGCGATGTGACGTGGACGGACGAACAATGGCAAGCGATCTCTTTAAAAGGCGGAAATATTCTTGTTGCTGCAGCAGCTGGAAGTGGGAAAACAGCCGTACTTGTTGAGCGCATCGTTAAACGGATTATGGATCCAACAGATGAAGCTGAGATTGATCGCCTGCTTGTTGTGACGTTTACAAAGGCCGCAGCAGCTGAAATGAAAGAACGTATTGGCAAGCGAATGGAAGAAGAGCTGAGTGTTCGACCAACACCATATTTAAAAAGGCAATATCGCCTATTAAACCGCGCAACGATCTCAACACTACATTCCTTTTGTTCAGATTTAATTCGAAAACATTATTATGATATCCATGTAGATCCAACGATCCGGCTTGCGAACGACACTGAGAGAGAATTGCTGAAAGAAGAAGTGTTAGAGGCACTGTTGGAGCGTTATTATACACATGAAAAAGAAGCATCTCCTGATTTTTATACGATGGCTGAAGCATATAGCGGAGATCGGACAGATACCAATTTGCGAGCACTTATTTTAAATTTATATACTCGCTCAAGGTCTCATCCAGATCCAGATCATTGGCTTGAGCGAAGTGCGGCCATGTATGAAGAATCGGTTGAGGATATCGCTACAACCCCATGGGGACAGGTTATTGTGGAAGAAGTCTTAAATTATGTGGCAGGGGCAAGAGCGAATCATGCTCGCGCTATGGCGCTAGCAGAACGAGAAGATGGTCCCCATTTCTATCATGAACGTTTAGTAGAAGAGGGATCAGCCCTAGAGAGGCTCGAATCTAATCATGATTGGGATGACCTTTATAACCAGTTAGAAACCTTTGCATGGAATAGACTTCCGAGTAAGAAAAAAGACGATCCAGCAGATCCTGAATTAATAACGAAAGTGAAGCAATTGCGGGATGAAAGCAAAAAACTTCTGCAAAAAGCACAAGAGTTAATGGTTGGCAATGAGGCTGAAAATACAACCAGGCTTTACCAGATGCGTAATCGTGTTCGCGTGTTAACTACGCTCGTACAAGAGTTTGCAAAGGCATATCGTGAACTAAAAGAAGAACGTTCTTTAATGGATTTTGATGATCTAGAACATTTCGCTCTTGAAATTTTAAGCGATGGATCAATCGATCACCCATCTACAACTGCTTTGCAATACAGAGCGCATTTTCAAGAAGTGTTAACAGATGAATACCAAGATACAAATCGAGTACAAGAAGCGATTCTTAATCTAGTTGGGAACGGTCAAAATCGGTTTATGGTTGGTGACGTGAAGCAAAGTATTTATCGATTTCGTTTAGCGGAACCAGGCTTATTTATTGAGAAGCAAGACACCTATGCCACATTGAATGCGCCGCTTCACGATCTTCAAGATGTACATGGTATTCGCATCGATCTTGCGCATAATTTTCGTAGCCGATCAGAGGTGTTGCATGCTGTTAACTATGTCTTTGCGCAAACAATGGACAAGCACGTAGGTGAAGTGGTGTATGACAACACACAAGCATTGCGTTACGGAAATATCGATTACAATATGGAAGACCAAGGATACGACATCCATGTAGCACTGCTAGAAAAGGAAGATGAAGAAACGAGTGGCTTTGAGCCATCCGCTGAAAAAGAAGCACGATGGACAGCAAGTAAAATTCAAGAATTAATCACGAACGGCTACCCTGTTTTTGATAAAAAAACAAAACAGCTTCGGCCGATTCAATATCGTGATATTACAATTCTGATGCGGTCACTTCCTTCAGCACCAATCTATGTAGACGTCTTTAAAGCGGCAGGCATTCCTCTATACTCAGATCGAGATGAAGGGTATTTTCGCCACGTTGAAGTACAGATCATGCTATCACTACTAAAAATTATTGATAATCCATTTCAAGATATCCCGCTTGCAGCCGTTTTACGCTCCCCGATTGTTGGTTTAACAGATGAACAGCTGGCGCATATTCGCCTCAATCACGTAGAAGGTTCACTTTATGAGGCGGTTCAGGCCACACTTGCTGTTAATTCTGAAGAGGAGCCGTCTCAGACGAAACTCGCTCATTTTTACAACCAACTACAAGAGTGGCGTGTCAGAACGCGAACGACACCATTATCAACATTTATATGGTCTCTGTTTTCAGAGACGGACTACGATATCTTTGTTGGTGGATTGCCAGGAGGGAAGCAGCGTCAAGCAAATGTGCGCGCGTTGTATGACCGTGCAAAAGCATTCGAAGATACTTCGTTCCGTGGAATTTTTCGCTTTTTACGTTTTGTTGAACGTATGGAGGAACAGGGAGATGATTTTGAGAGCGCACGTACAATAAGTGAACAAGAAAATGTCGTTCGTTTGATGTCCATTCATAAAAGTAAAGGTCTTGAATTCCCGGTCGTCTTTGTTGTAGATATGTGGAAGCAGTTTAATTTGATGGATACCCGTAGGCAAACTCAAATTCATCAGACATTGGGATTTGGTTCAACGTATTTGGATATCGAGCGCCGTATAAAATATTCAACAATTCCTGAGGTTGCCATAAAAAAATTACAAGAGCGAGAACAGATATCGGAAGAATTACGAGTACTCTATGTGGCGCTAACAAGAGCAAAAGAGAAATTATTTATGCTCGGAAGTGTAAAAGACCGAGAAACAAAATTATTGGAATGGGGAGAACAAGCTGAACAAGCGCTTCCACTTTATGATCGTAAACAAGCAAGGCGTTTCTTTGATTGGGTTATTCCGGCTGTTCTCAGACATGCAGACCTTATGCGCATCAATGATCCCGAACCCCATGAATCAAAATGGCTGTTAGATGAACGAGCTGAAGTGCCTGAACTTAATAATGTTCAAACGCTGCCTCCAAACGAGCATGTTCAACAGTTAAAGCGATTAGAGCACGTGAGGTCTTCTTCAATTAAATCGGAAGCAGAAGTCGGCCGTCGTTTAGATTTTAACTACCAATACCCCGTCGCGACTCAAACATTCGCGAAACAAAGTGTAACGGAATTAAAACGTAAGTACAATTGGAAAGAATTTGCTGAAGCAGAACAGCCTCAGTCGTATAGACAAGCGACTGCGATGAAAGAACCAACCTTTTTAAAAAAACAACAAAAGTTAAGTGCCGCAGAAAAAGGAACGTTAATGCATCGAGTAATGCAACGATTATCGTTCACTTCAGAAGAAACGACAATCATAAAAAGTGAGGTAGAAGCGATTTGTAGGCTGCTTGGGTTTAATCGTGAAGAACAAAGTGCTATCCATGAGAATCGTATTATTGATTTTCATCAATCCTCAATCGGCAAACGATTAATAAATGCGACTAAAATGAAAAGAGAAGTCCCATTTTCATACGTCCAATCAAAACATTCTTTTGCTCATAAAGAGTCTGAGGAAGATGAGGATGTGGTGCTCATACGAGGCATTATCGATGTATTATTTTGGGATGAAGATGGTGAATTAATTTTACTTGATTATAAAACGGACCGAGTTCAGTCTCTTCAGGTAGAGGGAGTCGACTTAAAGAAGTTGTTAAACGAGCGTTATCATCATCAGATGACTCAATATAAACAAGCAATTGAAAGCATCTGGAAGGTTCCTGTAAAAGAATGCTGGCTTTATTTCTTTGATGGTGGCCATGAAGTGACGGTAAAGTAA
- a CDS encoding DUF418 domain-containing protein, producing the protein MPKKRYISFDLARGMMLLLVALAHAQIFISGTILVRPEGNGMLDSLLNYASVFFVDNRARAMFALLFGYGITLVIRSYVRKQKSHLEIRKSINRRAVALLIFGFLLSVVVGGKDILAIYGGGLLLIHWFLYRSDKLLERTMLALFILFILILPFVWAAMSTMGMETIFQGSNSYVDQLIDGTMQFIMGGPILGNFVLPVILSIFIGVWFGRKGLLNEDEKHRPFLKKVAIGGIFISLVGAIPHALYSNGALQVEHAYVIGLIFTAHMLTGIAGGCGYAALFGLIGPHFNKTNPIVVGITALGKRSLTFFIVNEILLLILLSSGGLDLASRLSIAQVWLVAVFVWLFSIGMASVLEWKKKSGPFDYLFRRFVYR; encoded by the coding sequence ATGCCAAAAAAACGATACATTTCATTTGATCTGGCGCGAGGAATGATGTTGCTACTTGTTGCCCTTGCGCATGCTCAAATCTTTATCAGTGGAACGATTCTTGTTCGCCCTGAAGGGAATGGCATGCTGGACAGTCTATTAAACTATGCCTCCGTATTTTTTGTGGATAATCGAGCTAGAGCCATGTTTGCGCTACTATTCGGATACGGCATCACCCTTGTTATTCGAAGTTATGTCCGAAAACAAAAGAGTCACTTGGAAATTCGAAAATCAATCAATCGGCGTGCCGTTGCGTTGCTAATTTTTGGCTTTCTATTATCGGTTGTCGTTGGAGGAAAAGATATTCTTGCCATATACGGTGGGGGCCTTTTACTTATTCACTGGTTCTTATATCGTAGCGACAAATTGCTTGAGCGAACGATGCTCGCACTGTTTATTCTTTTTATCCTCATTTTACCGTTTGTATGGGCGGCCATGTCGACAATGGGAATGGAAACCATTTTTCAAGGATCGAACAGCTACGTCGACCAGTTAATCGATGGAACGATGCAATTTATTATGGGTGGACCAATCTTAGGAAACTTTGTTTTACCTGTCATTCTCTCCATTTTTATTGGCGTTTGGTTTGGCCGAAAGGGCTTATTAAACGAAGATGAAAAGCATCGACCTTTTTTGAAAAAAGTTGCGATCGGAGGCATTTTCATCTCGCTTGTAGGCGCTATTCCACATGCACTTTATAGCAATGGAGCGTTACAAGTCGAACATGCCTATGTAATCGGCTTAATCTTTACTGCCCATATGCTAACAGGGATTGCTGGCGGATGTGGGTATGCAGCATTATTCGGATTAATTGGACCTCATTTTAATAAAACAAATCCAATTGTCGTTGGCATTACGGCGCTAGGAAAACGTTCTCTAACGTTTTTCATTGTGAATGAGATTCTTTTATTAATACTTCTTTCTTCAGGAGGTCTAGATTTAGCCAGTCGACTAAGCATAGCGCAAGTATGGCTTGTAGCGGTTTTCGTTTGGCTCTTCTCGATCGGGATGGCATCTGTTTTAGAATGGAAGAAAAAAAGCGGGCCTTTTGATTATCTGTTTCGTCGGTTCGTGTATCGCTAG